AGTATTTAATGTTGCAGGCGGAATGTCTGGTTACAGTGCTGCAGGTTATACACAAAAATGTAGAGTATGTGAAAGTCCTCATGGATCAAGATATTTTTCTGATTATTTGCAAACTAGGCAACATTGGAATACTAAGAAAGGATAGGGGATAAAATATGGAATATTTAACACAAGTACGATGGTCGCCTTACATTGTAGGTATAGGTATAGGTATAGGTGTATTAAGCTGGTTAACATTCTTAATATCAAAAAAACCCATAGGATGCTCTACTGCCTTTGCTAGAACAAGTGGAATGATCGAAAGAATTTTTCGAGGTAATAAAGTAAATGAAAAATTATATTACAAGGAATTCGTTCCCTCAATAGATTGGGAATGGATGCTTGTTATAGGCATAATAATAGGTTCATTTATTTCAGCCTTTATCTCAGGTGACTTTAACTGGGTATGGGTACCATCACTTTGGAGTAATACATTCGGT
This region of Patescibacteria group bacterium genomic DNA includes:
- a CDS encoding YeeE/YedE thiosulfate transporter family protein, whose amino-acid sequence is MEYLTQVRWSPYIVGIGIGIGVLSWLTFLISKKPIGCSTAFARTSGMIERIFRGNKVNEKLYYKEFVPSIDWEWMLVIGIIIGSFISAFISGDFNWVWVPSLWSNTFGSNVLIRVVVSIVGGMFLGFGARWSGGCTSGHGISGTLQLAVSSWVSAIFFFVGGILTAFLMFNSGFGG